A window of Cryomorphaceae bacterium contains these coding sequences:
- a CDS encoding phytanoyl-CoA dioxygenase translates to MRKWLDRYYGVFRKIKLNYVLLNLLNYGKLKANRDKYRELGLNKPVWAPVSSLDFAGRPDDRPWLDQPDALEQLQKHSDFHTFDEKTRNELLQWPNRGYMVLESFFSEGDVDAINAEVDRLITQKEVDFNFTGRKIMFAFRHSDLLRDVAKDKRLHRLLSFVLGREVVPFQTINFLQGSEQRAHSDFIHMTTEPKGNLIAAWIALEDIHTENGPLIYYPGSHKLPYILNGTYNHGGNRWMIGDNAYGRYEEEVQRMIDQHGLKPQEFHAKKGDVLIWHGNLYHAGKPILREGATRKSMVVHFFGEGVFCYHELTQRPAFIETV, encoded by the coding sequence ATGCGCAAATGGCTGGACCGGTACTACGGAGTTTTCCGAAAAATCAAGCTCAATTACGTATTGCTGAACTTGCTGAATTACGGCAAGCTCAAAGCCAATCGCGATAAATACCGCGAACTGGGGCTGAATAAACCGGTGTGGGCACCTGTATCGAGCCTTGATTTTGCGGGAAGACCCGACGACCGCCCCTGGCTCGATCAACCCGACGCGCTTGAACAACTGCAAAAGCACTCCGACTTTCACACCTTTGACGAGAAAACCCGAAACGAATTGCTGCAGTGGCCAAATCGGGGCTACATGGTACTTGAGTCGTTTTTTTCTGAGGGCGACGTAGATGCCATCAATGCGGAAGTTGATCGCCTCATCACCCAAAAGGAGGTGGATTTCAACTTTACCGGGCGCAAAATCATGTTCGCATTCAGGCACAGCGATTTGCTGCGCGACGTGGCCAAAGACAAAAGATTACACCGCCTACTGAGCTTTGTACTGGGCAGGGAAGTGGTTCCTTTTCAGACCATCAATTTTTTGCAAGGTTCCGAACAGCGTGCCCACAGCGACTTTATCCACATGACCACCGAGCCCAAGGGCAACCTCATTGCGGCGTGGATAGCCCTGGAAGACATTCACACCGAAAACGGTCCGCTGATTTATTACCCCGGCAGTCACAAACTGCCTTACATTCTTAACGGCACCTACAACCACGGCGGAAACCGCTGGATGATTGGCGACAATGCCTATGGCCGCTATGAAGAAGAGGTTCAGCGCATGATTGACCAACACGGTTTGAAACCACAGGAGTTTCACGCAAAGAAAGGCGATGTGCTCATCTGGCACGGCAACCTGTACCACGCCGGCAAACCCATTCTGCGGGAGGGGGCAACCCGCAAAAGCATGGTGGTGCACTTTTTTGGTGAAGGGGTGTTTTGCTACCATGAGCTCACCCAGCGCCCCGCATTTATTGAAACTGTTTGA
- a CDS encoding DUF2905 domain-containing protein, protein MQHMGKYLVVIGLLIAAFGALWWLLGDRMGGLGKLPGDIRVERENFTFYFPITTMIVLSIVLSAVLWVIRRFFGG, encoded by the coding sequence GTGCAACACATGGGTAAATACCTCGTGGTAATCGGGTTGCTCATTGCGGCTTTCGGGGCGCTTTGGTGGCTGCTGGGCGATCGCATGGGCGGACTCGGAAAGCTGCCGGGCGATATCCGCGTGGAGCGCGAAAATTTCACCTTTTACTTCCCAATCACCACCATGATAGTGCTCAGCATCGTACTCAGTGCCGTGCTTTGGGTTATTCGGCGGTTTTTCGGGGGTTGA